One part of the Triplophysa dalaica isolate WHDGS20190420 chromosome 25, ASM1584641v1, whole genome shotgun sequence genome encodes these proteins:
- the tbc1d5 gene encoding TBC1 domain family member 5, whose amino-acid sequence MQHPNFETQHPLQSDEQETGYDPLQNYNKNIDQESQDSAAESTFQSYSKEWDDLFQNSNYLARIRQAGINGRLRSSRFRSVCWKLYLDVLPEDKNQWIRRTKELRAQYEKIKETHITNPRKAAGQQDLVVNNPLSQDEGSLWNKFFQDKELRGMIKQDVLRTFPEMLYFQEEDVRTKLTDILFCYARENEQLLYKQGMHELLAPIVFVLHCDQQAFQHANETANPSEEIRVLLDPEFHEHDAYAMFSHLMETAEPWFSSFEREVRKGKEEMLTSIPFARPQDTGPSVAIVTKVNRIQDQLVKKHDIELYMHLNRLEIAPQIYGIRWVRLLYGREFSLQDLLVVWDALFADSITLDLVDYVFVAMLLYIRDALIASNFQTCLGLLMHYPPIGDIHSLLLKALFLRDPKNNHRPVNFQFQQNLDYYKTRGADLVNKTRANTKAAPLNINKVSSSLLNFGRKLIAPIGGASSGISPINSEVVSALPPQAPAPRPLIEPSSSTAPSNTQMRSQLIPQTQHQHRLLKSESMPVQLSKDVSSCGASQISLPAQIHSDTPGHTFRTVSSSPSSESLSCGRDQAMSSPPLPVSREGRDSSTSSPPSSATKKDSFFNISRSRSHSKTINKKDTEELEAQVSFLQGQINDLEAMSKYCAKMMKIHIGKIQDVILQEHLEKEDEVLVSLAGLKQIKDILKGSLRFNQSQLESEENEEITIADDHYCSSQFGTLIDQSYPDGLSTNTDDSTSRQLNAPQPIPQQGETLAEKEEKMIKAPSVPTIPELQATERRNWDDYILVSQDGEPAESEGQSPAAPVPLCKQVRALNKADFQDPLIGITSGSSSPDDGSTHSKDSDFTIVNPTDL is encoded by the exons ATGCAGCACCCAAATTTCGAAACGCAACATCCGCTGCAGTCGGACGAGCAGGAGACGGGTTACGACCCTCTACAGAACTATAACAAGAACATAGATC AAGAGTCGCAGGACAGTGCTGCTGAATCTACGTTTCAGTCATACAG TAAGGAGTGGGATGACTTGTTTCAGAATAGTAACTATCTTGCGAGGATCCGACAAGCAGGTATTAATGGACGGTTACGGAGCAGCCGGTTTCGCAGCGTGTGCTGGAAG CTTTATCTGGATGTACTACCAGAAGATAAGAATCAATGGATCAGGCGAACCAAGGAGCTCAGAGCACAATATGAGAAGATCAAGGAGACG CACATTACAAACCCCCGTAAAGCTGCTGGACAACAGGACCTGGTGGTGAACAACCCACTGTCACAGGATGAGGGG AGTTTATGGAATAAGTTCTTTCAGGATAAGGAGCTCAGAGGGATGATCAAACAGGATGTGTTACGAAC GTTTCCAGAGATGCTGTACTTTCAGGAAGAGGATGTTAGGACGAAGTTGACTGATATTCTTTTCTGCTATGCACGAGAGAATGAGCAGCTTCTGTATAAACAG ggcATGCATGAGTTACTGGCTCCTATAGTGTTTGTTCTTCACTGTGATCAGCAGGCGTTTCAGCATGCCAATGAGACGGCCAATCCTAG TGAAGAGATAAGAGTCCTTCTGGATCCTGAATTCCACGAACATGATGCCTA TGCCATGTTTTCTCATCTTATGGAGACAGCGGAGCCTTGGTTTAGTAGTTTTGAGCGGGAGGTCAGAAAG ggcaaagaggagatgtTAACCAGCATCCCCTTTGCAAGACCACAAGACACTGGCCCATCTGTTGCTATAGTGACCAAAGTCAACCGAATTCAGGACCAGCTTGTAAAGAAACATGACATTGAACTGTACATGCACCTCAACAGATTAGAGATAGCACCCCAGATCTACGGAAT TCGCTGGGTTCGACTGCTGTATGGTCGGGAGTTTTCTCTGCAGGATCTGTTGGTGGTGTGGGATGCTCTTTTTGCAGACAGCATCACATTGGACCTGGTGGATTATGTGTTTGTTGCAATGCTTCTGTACATCAGAGATGCAT TGATCGCTAGTAACTTCCAGACGTGTCTCGGGCTTCTGATGCACTATCCTCCGATTGGAGACATCCACTCGCTGCTGCTGAAAGCACTTTTCCTTCGAGATCCTAAG AATAATCATCGGCCAGTAAACTTTCAGTTCCAACAAAACCTTGACTACTATAAAACAAGAGGGGCTGACCTTGTCAACAAGACTCG GGCCAACACGAAAGCGGCACCTCTCAACATTAATAAAGTATCCAGTTCTCTTCTCAATTTTGGTCGAAAGCTCATCGCTCCAATTGGAGGTGCCTCTAGTGGTATCTCACCAATCAACAGTGAGGTGGTATCGGCTCTACCCCCTCAAGCTCCGGCACCACGACCATTGATTGAGCCTTCTTCGAGCACCGCTCCCTCCAACACTCAGATGAGATCGCAGCTCATCCCACAAACGCAGCATCAGCACCGACTTCTGAAGTCAGAAAGCATGCCGGTGCAACTTAGTAAAG ATGTAAGTTCTTGTGGAGCCTCTCAGATATCTCTCCCGGCCCAGATTCACTCGGATACACCAG GACACACCTTTAGGACAGTTAGCTCCTCCCCTAGCAGTGAAAGCCTGTCTTGTGGGCGGGACCAGGCAATGTCTTCCCCTCCTCTTCCTGTGTCGAGAGAGGGACGAGACTCTAGCACCTCATCCCCACCCTCTTCCGCAACGAAGAAAGACTCTTTCTTTAATATAAGTCGCTCACGGTCCCACAGTAAAACCATTAACAAGAAAGACACG GAGGAGCTAGAAGCACAAGTGTCGTTTCTACAAGGTCAGATTAATGATCTAGAGGCCATGAGTAAATACTGCGCCAAGATGATGAAGATCCACATCG GCAAAATTCAAGATGTGATACTGCAGGAACATCTGGAGAAGGAAGATGAAGTTCTGGTGTCACTTGCTGGACTCAAACAG ATTAAGGACATCCTAAAGGGGTCTCTCAGATTCAACCAAAGCCAGCTGGAGTCAGAGGAAAATGAGGAGATCACTATTGCCGACGATCACTACTGTTCTTCTCAGTTTGGCACACTTATAGACCAGAGTTATCCAGACGGCTTGTCCACAAACACAGATGATTCTACTAGCAGACAACTGAATGCTCCACAGCCGATCCCCCAGCAAGGAGAAACATTAGCGGAGAAAGAGGAGAAGATGATAAAGGCTCCGAGTGTTCCTACGATACCAGAGCTACAG GCCACTGAGAGGAGAAACTGGGACGATTACATCCTGGTCTCGCAGGATGGAGAGCCAGCCGAGAGTGAGGGGCAAAGCCCGGCCGCCCCAGTACCGCTCTGTAAGCAAGTGCGGGCCCTAAACAAGGCAGATTTTCAAGACCCTCTGATTGGAATCACATCCGGGTCTTCCAGTCCAGATGATGGGAGCACTCACAGCAAAGACTCTGACTTTACTATTGTTAATCCTACTGACCTTTGA
- the satb1a gene encoding DNA-binding protein SATB1a yields the protein MMDHLATTSKNQAQVLCEPSPYPLCKVARMENAKDLPVAGVAPPSLASKQTSPHAVKPKGNLLPVFCMVEHGDAPPSERKRSEHTEFVLLRRDLLFSQITEAALQELGYTHTAAALATGQIQVGHWNPVPLSTVTDTLDATVGDMLEDLYHVITLRIKLNSVSKLEDLPAEQWTHSTVRNALKELLKEMNQSSLAKECPLSQSMISSVVNGTYYASISAARCQEFGQWYKHYKRTKSMMGDMDKRCNQHSSCSNPTDYQQPMESSGAEPRGFVQMQAGMPGLVMAQLLSQQHAMSQLLAHAHTHPHGAQPAPLRTPPKCNVSPSTVTQCPSPVTDVTPEIYHWVREELKRAGVSQAVFARVAINRTQGLLSEILRKEEDPRCASQSLLVNLRAMQGFLQLPQSQRDSIYLEERERNINSSYSTTSPLPIQAKLSPVAKEIVVKVECDDFGIHSGIYDEIQQEMRRAKVSQALFAKVSAAKSQGWLCELLRWKEEPSQQNRTLWENLTLIRQFLNLRQSERDAIYDQESNTGQTLFPEKYTRPLAEPLQVIPQHMTPLKQHQQLHQILSQHHKSFAQHQLTGSYSDTTHMGPSLGGRPLPPEAHATLQSFIQEVGLHPDQEAIHTLSAQLGVAKEAVLCFFHGHIWPSEKDNDQRTEGNENDIREEDYMEAEDDGDCRETKTNNQRTEEKENTETEDIGLVEQNASTQTRFTITIKEEGLPRKEEDDESPAHCQFINS from the exons atgatggaCCATTTAGCAACCACGAGTAAGAACCAAGCACAAGTTCTCTGTGAACCATCCCCTTATCCTCTTTGTAAAGTGGCCCGTATGGAGAATGCTAAAGATTTACCTGTAGCTGGTGTCGCACCTCCGAGCCTGGCCTCCAAACAAACATCACCACACGCCGTCAAACCCAAAG GCAATCTGCTACCTGTGTTCTGTATGGTGGAACATGGTGATGCACCTCCCTCAGAGAGGAAGCGATCAGAGCACACAGAATTTGTTCTGTTGAGGAGAGACCTGCTGTTTAGTCAGATTACAGAAGCCGCATTACAAGAGCTGGGGTACACGCACACTGCAGCTGCGCTGGCTACAG GCCAGATTCAAGTTGGTCATTGGAACCCTGTTCCCCTGTCCACTGTGACAGACACCTTAGACGCAACAGTAGGAGACATGCTTGAAGACCTTTACCACGTTATCACCTTAAGAATAAAGCTCAACAG cgTTTCTAAATTAGAGGACTTGCCGGCTGAGCAGTGGACTCATTCTACTGTCAGAAATGCCCTCAAGGAGCTACTGAAAGAGATGAATCAGAGCTCATTGGCCAAAGAGTGTCCATTATCACAG AGCATGATTTCGTCAGTGGTAAATGGCACTTACTATGCCAGCATCTCTGCTGCGAGATGTCAGGAGTTCGGCCAGTGGTACAAACACTACAAGAGGACCAAATCTATGATGG GTGATATGGATAAGCGTTGCAACCAACACTCATCCTGTAGCAACCCTACTGACTACCAGCAACCAATGGAAAGTAGTGGGGCGGAGCCACGTGGGTTTGTACAGATGCAAGCTGGAATGCCTGGTTTAGTGATGGCTCAGCTCCTCTCACAGCAGCACGCCATGTCTCAACTGCTTGCACATGCTCACACGCACCCACACGGGGCTCAACCCGCACCACTAAGGACTCCACCCAAATGCAATGTGTCTCCATCCACAGTAACTCAATGTCCCTCTCCTGTCACTGATGTGACACCCGAAATCTACCACTGGGTGCGCGAGGAGCTTAAGAGGGCAGGTGTTTCTCAAGCAGTGTTTGCACGTGTGGCCATTAATAGGACTCAG GGCTTACTTTCAGAGATTTTGCGCAAAGAAGAGGACCCACGGTGTGCATCTCAGTCTCTTTTGGTGAACCTCAGGGCCATGCAAGGCTTCCTGCAGCTGCCGCAGAGCCAGAGAGACTCCATCTATTTGGAAGAAAGAGAACGTAACATCAACAGTAGCTACAGCACCACTTCCCCTCTGCCTATCCAG GCTAAACTTTCACCTGTCGCCAAGGAGATTGTAGTCAAGGTGGAATGTGATGATTTTGGGATACACTCCGGGATCTATGACGAAATACAGCAAGAAATGAGACGAGCCAAAGTGTCACAGGCTTTGTTCGCTAAAGTCTCCGCAGCCAAAAGCCAG GGCTGGCTGTGTGAGCTGCTACGATGGAAAGAGGAGCCATCCCAGCAGAACCGTACACTGTGGGAAAATCTTACTTTGATACGTCAGTTCCTAAATCTCCGCCAATCAGAACGAGATGCTATCTACGACCAAGAGAGCAATACCGGGCAGACACTCTTTCcagaaaaatacacaagacCGCTAGCTGAACCATTGCAG GTGATACCACAGCATATGACACCTCTAAAGCAGCATCAACAACTGCATCAAATTTTATCTCAGCACCACAAATCCTTCGCACAGCACCAACTCACTGGAAGTTACAGCGACACAACTCACATGGGTCCAAGTCTTGGAGGCAGGCCTTTACCACCAGAAGCCCATGCAACCCTGCAAAGCTTCATTCAGGAAGTTGGACTACATCCAGATCAAGAGGCAATTCATACACTATCTGCTCAACTGGGTGTAGCCAAAGAGGCAGTCCTCTGCTTTTTCCATGGTCACATCTGGCCCAGTGAAAAAGACAATGACCAGAGAACAGAAGGAAACGAGAACGATATTAGAGAGGAGGATTACATGGAGGCAGAGGATGATGGAGATTGCAGGGAAACAAAGACAAATAATCAGAGGACAGAGGAGAAAGAGAATACAGAGACGGAAGACATTGGTTTGGTGGAGCAGAACGCATCAACACAAACTCGTTTTACTATTACTATTAAAGAGGAGGGGCTCCCACGTAAGGAGGAAGATGATGAAAGCCCCGCCCACTGCCAGTTTATAAACTCCTAA